TTCTTCGGTAGTCATACCAGAGTCCTTATTTCCATGCTTCTCGATTTCTTGAGAATTGGATTGAAGCATTAATCCCAACAAGTCATCAGAGCCGGCTTCTCCTGCTCTCATTGCCTTTCTTCTTGTGTTGATCATTTCCCTTACTGAACCATTAACTTCTCTGGCAATTTGTTTCATTCTTCTGTTCCTCTTGGTTGGCAAGAACCTAACAAAGATCACagtttaggaaaaaaaaaaaaaaaaagcaagaacaAACTATGTTTGCAACAATGGTTTTGGCTCCATTTTTAAATCACTTAGGCGTATCTCAAATGTTAAAATTCCCATCTAAGGCAGTCTTTCATGATTATTGTCCAATCATGATTTTCAAACCATTGATTTCTAGCAGTCACAATTTTCTACAGCACTCAAGAATTCATGATCAATCTACCTAAATCCTGGGATGTTGATGTACACCGACCGTGCTGCCTGCATCAAATGCTCAGTTTGCTCTCTCTGCAGCTCAAAGATCCTTCTTCCTTCTTCATAGTTGCTGCCAAATGCTGTACGAGAAATTGCATCGCTGGAAAGAGCTTGAAGATTGGGCCAAACATCCACTTCAGCCAACCCCTTTGGTGAAACAACATTCTCCCATTTCGTCACCATCTCACTTGCACTTTTATAAAAGGCTGGGAGCATAAGCTGTTTAtccataaaagaaaagaaaatcagtgAAAGAAACTACTCCATACTGAAGGCTACTTAGTAAATAAATGATGCAATTTACTAAGGACTGTCCAATACAGAGAGTGTTTTCAATTTTAGGATATCAtaaatgtgtgtgtgtgaatttATATGataattttactataatttacTCGCACTAAAGAGTATTTATAGGTCATCCGTtcaaaaaaaagattaatcttttctacactgTTAGTGTATACACAGATGGAGTTAGATGAATACCACATCATATGAATTTGAAACGccataaaatgattaaattacAGAGAAGAGAACCTTCAATTTCTCAACGTGGAAAGCTGGGTTGAGGAGCTTTCTCTGTTTGGCCCATTTTTCTCCCTCATATCTGCCGTGTGGATTAACACGGAGCTTCCGGAAAACATCAACCTTTTGTGTAACGGCCTTTATTAGATTAGGGTCCATGATCACCACGACAGGTCTCGGCCCAAACCATAAATATGTAGGATTAGGGGCCCAAAACTGGAAAGTATAAATAGTTAAATGCCTTCCACTAGGAAAGGATAATAAAATCAAgtgtttcaaaaaataaaaataaaaataaaaatacaaggccaaaatattaaaataattcaaattctacaaaacttttttttcctttttttgcaTCAATCAACCTAATAAACTATTTAAAGTGATTCAATCAGCTTATTTCCATCACATTCCATCAAAATCTTCGATTAAGTTAACTGGAAATCTATTCAGAATGTCAAGTACGAGCAATTGTCAGGGATAAAATTGACATTTCTTCTCATTTCAATCTTCATTGTCAAATGACATGCATAATTACTgataatcaattaattattaGGATGTCCATATTCTAGTAGGACGAAATAATAAATATCAGCTCTATTGAGACCCTTTATGACAATTCTAAGTTGTAAAACAATAACAAACGGAAAAAAAATACGAAAAGACCAAGAAAAACGACTATCCTAAAATACAAAAGCTGAAAGGGAAATCACATACCCTAATACTATAATattactactttttttttcctttcgtaTTTAAGTACGAAATACATCAGCCTGAAAAATCAATTGTCCGTGCAGGTTGGAGACATTGTATCTTAttctctattttccttttttttaatatcatAATCACTATCTTTCAACaccgaaaaagaaaaagaataaaagaaaaggaggcAAATGATATTCTATTTAACCAAAAGgagagaaaagtaaaaaaaaaatggagatcATACGAGGGGCAAAAGAGGTTACGAGGCAAAGAGATGGAAGCAGAGTTGACAAGAACAATAAATACTACCATATTTCTTAACGGCTCCAAGATATTGAGGAATAACTCTTGGTACGATGTCGTCGGAGAGATTAAGATTCTTGGATTGGGCTTCTGTGTACAGGGTCGACATCTCTTTGAAGTCTCCATGGAGCAGCTTGTAAGGGTTTCCCCGGAAACCTTGCTCTTTCAGACGTTTCTCCAGCTTCTTCGGCCTAAACCATACCCAGTTCAAAGCTTTCCATGATACTGCTACtaccagaagaagaagaagacaagaAGAATACACAGTAAACATTGAGACATAGGTGGTTTCCAtgttgtgtttttgttttgttggttTTCTTGTGAGATTTCTACCTTTGTTGTGTGCATATTTATAATAATGCAAGCACATAAATCTTAATAAGCAAATTACCATCCAAACAAACATAGAAACTAGATGACCTATGCCATGACGATGGCAGATAATCTTTCTCCAGGAAAAATCCAAGCTTTGTTTTCTTTCCAGGTATGTTAAATTTATCCTTAAATATATTGATAGGttgaaattttatcatttattgtaggggtgggcaaaaaaatCCGAAAATCCGAAAAACCGAGAGATCCGATCCGATCCGCACCGAAAAATCGGATACCTGATCCGATTTCAATCAGCGGATCAAATAGGGTCGGGTACCCTAAATATTCGGATACGGATACGGATCGTGAAAGTGAAAACCCACGGGTACTCGACCCGGaggtataatatataaatattaaaaatataggGGTAATTGTATAATATTTTAAGTTATTAACCCTAAGTTCCTAAGCTAAATCAATCCATCGGTCATCCATTCAGAGTTTAGCCTCAGCTTCAGCCGACACTCTTCCGTCTTCActcatttcattttcttcttctgcttCCCGACCTCCTTTCTCCATCTCTTCAATTTTGTCAAGTTGAACTCAAGCCTGCAAGCCTCAGCCCTCAAGTAGATGATTCAACAGAGTGTTTCGATTTCGATTTCTCAAGCCTCAAGCAGAAGCTGTAAAACGCCGACCTTCTTTATCTGCAGGTTTGGaccttctttaattgatggCTATCCAGCTCCTTCAGGTGATGGTGTATATTACGTGTAGGTTTGGACCTTATTAAAATTTTGGTTGGAGTGATTACAGTACACTACTCCTTGCTCGATGCTAGGAGGTAGGAAATTGTTGTTAcaattaggggtggcaattttcgacacgacctgaaaacacgacacgaacctaacatgaaattaatgggtttgggttgaggttttgggaattcgggtcagaatcgggttggacccgaggaacccgaaaagaaaacaggtcgatttcgggtcaacccgtggtgacctgatatgacccgatatgacccgtttacgaattaaaaataatttaataaatataaaaataattttatctaactaacctaagttattctttttttcaaaggcattaattacttaatcataaatgaatttatttaagttgtatgaagttgaaattattatatttggacaaataatatattatattattttttacttttatactgttttaatttattttatattttgtttgggataaaacacttttacggtgtttaatttattttagatttggtttggaattacttatttaaatttttattacttgattatgtaattagttttgtgaaaaattgattttattagaaattacagtgataaattaataaattaaaattaagtttcgggtcatttcgggtcgacccaccaacccgtcaacctgaaattttcgggttcgggtcagcatacctgacccgtcactggttggcgggtcgggttcgggtcaacagattttctggcgggttgacccgaacccgacccgccaacctgatttggacccgaattgccacccctagttacAATACCTCTTTTGGTGGCTTTCTATATTCTTGGCACTTCCACTCCTTGTGTTAATACTGCTTTGACACAATACCTCTGTTTAGGTCCCTGTTATGTGTTTGGCAATTCTCCAGCTCCACTCTGTTCCTTACACAATCAATCTGTTTTGTTAATCATTTTGGTTACGCACTTCAGGCAGTTGCTTTTGGTTTTTGATAGGGTACTCCGTGACTCTGGCCTTCCTACTTAATACTACTGTGCCATAATACAGAGTGGTCAGGGGTTGAAGTACCATTCCCTAATGATGCAattatcttttctttaatttgtttgTGTTTACTTTTAATAGCTATCCAGTGATTGCAAAATGCAAAACATACTACAGATATGTATGCGTATCAAACCCAAACGAGCTAGTATATAACCAGAGAATGAATAATGTTTTCCTATTGGAATTGTGGAATTGGTTTAAAGCAATTTATAGATTGAAAATTGGGGCGGGTACCCTATGACCCGCCCCTATTTTTCGGGTATCCGAGGATCGGGTACCCGAGGGAGATCGGAGCGGATTAGGGTCAAAAAAATAGTGACCCGACATGTTAGGGTTGGGTCAGCCAATTACCGTTCGGgccgggtacccgacccgtgtCCACCCCTAATTTATtgtattattaatttccccctATTATCTGACACGATGTGAATTAATTGTTAGATTCAACtcacttttgatattttatatttatttcagaAAGTAAAACGAAAATACCATAATAAGCGCCAGTTCGACAGTCATCATAAAAAAAGAGTTCAACCCCAGGAGCATTTTTGGAAAAGGGAAAGTTTTTCCCCTTTTGATACCTGCCGAAGATGTAGGAGGCGAAAAAACAAGCTGGACTCTCATCTTTTTCTTCCTAGGGGTAGCCGCAAAGTAGCAGTAGTATTTTAGATAGGAAATAGGATGCAGAGAAGGAGCACAACGGAAACTTagcctttgacttttcttttcgtCTTTAgctgcttttcttttttccgtaGGAGTAGACAAGTTGAAGACCAAAAACAAACCAATGAATCAACCTCTGTAGCTTGGGTTTTTCATCCTTATTCTACCGCAATTGAATTTACTCAATCAAGACGGTGTCGTGAATATTTACTTCTGAACTCTCGCGTGGGTCTTTTGCATTGGGAATGAACTAAATTCCCTTTTCTAGTTAAAAAATAACGGATATTTTGAGTCGCCTAAAAttatgagatcgatttaattttatcttttctcgtatttattggtatttacaTATTCTCCGATTGCagtgcttatggttatttaattaattgattatctTGGATCCGGATAGTGGATTGATTTAGTaacctattgtcaattagggtaTTAattccgtaattgtttaattgccttgaaatagtaacaactggcatgattggatttgtgtcaggagAATACGTGggttaatctaaaataaccctggtaatGCGTCATTCGATTAGAATAGGGATCATCTATTACGTAAgacaattggggaattaaatcttatgggcgtatctaggattatttctcaattagagcagtgattaacgggcgtaccttaatcaccgacacagtaaggagagGTTGACTATCAttgcttgtttggcagttataacctatttattagtaaataattggaattgcttgTGTaacgatgatcaattaggtgaaccattgctgaaattatttcttggctagacctttaattattattaccttaattttagtgaattgtcatttaatttttagttgactattttatttttagttgagTTGCTTTAATTACCATACTTTATACAAAAACATCCCTCGTGTTACTTTGGATTTCAAAAGAGATaaatatccccagtccctgaggataATACCCTACTTGTCCTATTTacaattaataattatttgtgaaaaagtCATCCCATTCGGATATATCGGATCAAgtaaactcttcgggaacagggtgaatcaagtaacctattgcacacctagagtccctgctccagtacttgaaATCGAGTTTTGGTTACTTTAATTGACAAttagatttatttttcttattgtaCAGGCATCGACAACCTGTCATATATCTAAGCCCTTTATGTTTTGagcactttaatccaaactgtATTTTCATCCTGTCGTGGGAGCTCAgctaaaatatgatatttgtgaggtgaaaaataaGTTAATAAATTAAAACCAGAATTCATAAAGTCAATTAGGTCGGTCAACGGGCCGGATTCGAGTCGAAATTAATAAATCTGGACTCGAACCCGAACCCGTCATACTATATTAGTTCCGGATCCGACCCAAATATCTGACGGGTCTCCTAATCTTTCCCCCGGATCCGGGTCAGGCCTACTTGAAAAAAGACCcgtcaaaagccattttttgcTACAACTTCAGAACCTGCAAATGTAGTCTGATTTTTATAACATTTTGTACATATTTAGGGAGGACTTGGTGGCACACAAGCCTTTGCGAAATCAGGGGAGTTAGTTAATTTGCTGAAGAAGCAGAATCCAAACTTTTCTTGCCGAAAAATACAAATGAAAGATGTTTTGCAGTAAATTACAAAGTTATTCAAAGCCAATCACAAACTTAAATCACAAATTACAAATCTAAATCACAAACCACCCACATGAGTATCCcctgccattttttttttgcaatgctTACATATGGCAACAATACCAGTAGCAGTCCTAACTCTATCCATATCAAACCATACTTTAGATGTTAATTTCTTTCCCTGGGTTTCTTACATGAATCATCTTCCTTCACATTCTCCTCTTCCGAATCCAAAATGGCAACCTCATTCTCATCAGCTGTGCTACTTGGTCCTGTTGGATTACTTGGCAAAGATGACACCCTGTAATTAGTGAATAACAGAATTTATTAGATAAACATGGTACAAGTTTAAAGGCTTTTTCAGAATTTACCAAATACTGCTGTGGATATGTGGTGCCTCTCAAGTTGAGAGTCTCAACAGTCCAACTAATACATGGAGTTTATTTGAACACCTCGTGTGGCTGAAGCCCAATTAAGTtgggttttttttcttttgaaaacaaatTAAGTTGGTTAAAAGCATAATTAGTATGGATCAAGCATTTGTTGTCGACCAGACCTGTTTATCTTATTTGTTTTTGTAAAAATGAGTCGATAATAGGAAGAGTATTTTTGGATTAAAAGTTTATGATCAAATCCaaaaatactaataataataacaggAAGAAAGACGtagaattatttaaaaaattttcaattagcCTACGAGTCAAGTGTCCTGATTCATGCAAAAAGTTCATCACATCCAAACTgtgactaaaaaaaaaaatttgtacccCACAAGATCGTTTTGGCCATTTTTCTCCCAATGAAAAtggaattaaaaagaaagaaaaattaagtAAATCCTACAGTCTGGAACCAAGATACCAAGTATCTTCCACTTATAAGAATAATAGCTAATCACAGACACCAAGTTGTCTTAAAATTTTCCCTCAATTCGTCCATTTGTTCCCAGGAATTCATGAATTGTGAAGGAGAATCAAAACCCATCACTGAAGTTTCAATATTTAGCACAATTTAGTAGACACAAATAACAAACTGCTACTCATATTCACGGTCCTTAAATTGCAAAGTAGCTGCTGTCTTTGACCAAACTTATAAACAAACtttttgaccgttttcgacAAAGACAAAATACCAGAATGGAGGCTTTCACCTCACCATGATTTTTACAAATTCTTAcggtattgaaaaaaaaaaaaaatctgtcacTATAAGAAAGAGAGCTGGGTTGCTAGAAGCTTGGAAAAGCTGGGCTTCTTTGGAGTTGCAACCGTCAAGCGTCAGAGATGAAGAGAGCGTCGCCGGTTTCACGGCGGACTAGCGGAGGTagagcaaaaaagaaaagagaaaagagagtaaGAGGGAATAAGGGATGTGCGGCGGCGGGGTATTAGGGTTGGAAAAATTTGGGAATGAAAGAAGTAGTAATGTAGTATTGATATGATAGATtggtatatattttttaattattaattaattaaaacgaGTTCGGGTCGGATAGGGGTTGGAATATATATCCCGTATCCGACCCGCTTTTTGTTAGATAAAATGGATCCGAATTCGGGTCCGGATCACGAATCTATATACCTATTCATAACTGGAAAATGTTGGTGGGTCTCGGGTCCAGACCATTGACAGTCCTAAAGTCAACATACAAGATGGGATAAATTATGATAAATTACTATACGAGTCCATTGTTCtaaaattttatcacacaatcccTCTATTATTCCACAATATCCAATTGATGCCCCGTGACTTTGTGTAAAATTCATATTAGCCGAAAAGCAAGACCTAATAAATTACAAAGGAATGTGCATAGttgttttaaatttgaatagcTCATTAGTCGTCTCAATGGTTTATTattcttattttctaaaataaatttgAAGACTAAAACTTTTAAGGAGAGTTAGATGTCTTTAAATGGAAAGTACGTGTAGAAAGATAAAAAGGAGTATTGGAGTACTTGCAAATGGCAACAAAATAGGgaacaaatcaaaatgaattGTTATTCAAGAATCATAGAGAGttccaaaaacaaatttttttttgagagcaAGCAAATTAATTAAGTTGTTACATGGTAGTCCTTTTTAAGTATAGAGCAAAACTATGGCCCTTTGAGTGGAGTGGTTTTTACCAATTTGGCTAAGCTTTGCAATTGCTATGCTCAATTTTGTTGTCGATTTCATGTGACTATTTAAAATTGGCATGCCATAAAGGCCGAAGAGTGGGAATTGctatattaaaattttatagTTTCGATTAAACTTCGTATTACCGTCTCAAAGTAGAGAAAATGAGCATATCACTAACAGCAAAATGAGGTTAACatatgcatttcattttttttcctaacaGGGGAGGTATGGGGGTTTAAGAAGTAGCGAGGGAAAAAGGGAGATTATAACCTAAAAACTCTATATTTAGGGTCTCAACCTTCAAATTTAGTCACTAAGCCAATGTCTTCTCGACGCATATTCATTTCATTTGATGATTCTAAGTGGCCTTGCAGTGGATAGTTAATCAGAGCTGGACTATGACCTTAACCctcatttggaaaaaaatttagcTTTAATTATTTAATGTATTCAAAATTGCATTCAAGGCTGCAATCAAATTGACATCACAATTCGATCTAGGTTACGGTGCAGCCATTGCCAGTTGAATCATAGGCATATTTTGTATTTACGATCTCGATTGTTATGAAAAAGAAGTCAGAATCGGCTTTGAAATCCATTCTTAATTGTTTCTAGcagaaaaaagaagaatgagAAAATATTTTGGACCCACATTAGAGCACATCTATGTCGAGTAACTACATAGTATTGCTagccaagaaaaataaaatgaagatttAAAACGCCACGTTAACTGCCTTGTCTTTTATTTCCCCACTATTTTGTTATCTTAAATTGATATTACAACAATCATTATAACATTTTAAACGAtaataacaatatatatatatataggtaatcATATTTTTCACACATTTCCTCAGAGTTGGATTATGCAACGGTCAAACCACAATATTCTAAAAGTTTTGGTCTTAAAAGTCATTCTTCTTTTATTTGACTAATTCTTCCTGCCGGCCTACTTTTCTTCCGCCTAAAATTGCTCCCCACTTGTTCGTATTCTTCTTATGTTCTATTCCGCGACCTTTTCCATTTCCTACATTGTTAAGCCGTGGAACGAATTGCGAGCCTGCAATGTTCAAAATATcaatcttcaaataacttcatagcAAATTAAACAAAGATTGATAACAAGATTTCTTGTTTTACAGTTTCTTCAAGATCAAATGAGCTCCATACTGGGGTTGAAGAGTGAGCACAACTTGAGGAGCATGTGCATAACTCGGCGAAAGCTCCCAAGAAAAGCGCCGTAAGATCAAAGCCAGCGCCATCTTTGCTTCCAGCATAGCAAAATTTTGCCCCATGCAAGTTCGAGGTCCCCAACCAAATGGAAAGAGCGAGAGATTGCCTTTTGTAGCCTTTGAAACTCCCTCACTGAATCTTTCTGGATTAAATTCCTTCGCATCATCACCCCACAAGTCTTTGTCCTGCTGCAGCAAGACTCGGGCCACAAAGATGAACATTCCTTCTGGCAGTGACAGTTCGCCTAATTTAGTTTCTTCGGGAATCATTCGAAAAAGCATCGCTGCCGGTGGATATAGCCTTAGAACCTCGTTAAGGATCATAGTAACCTTCGAAAAATAAACGTAAACAGAACAATGATTAGTGGTGATTGGATCAACTATCAAAAAAGTGCTAAGATGGGAACATAATTTTGCAAGTTATACTTAcaattttgaggtgatttaaTTTACTAATATCAGGTTCATTGTTGTCAAAAACCTGTAGAACCTCATCTCTGGCACGAGCCTGCCAATCAAAATGTTGACTCAATAAAATTAATGTCCAGGCGAGCAATCCTGAGGTTGTCTCTTGTCCAGCCAAATAGAATAGCTTGCACTCCTCAATGACTTCTTCAAGGCTCATGCAGTTCTTATTTCCATGTTGTCGGATCTCATTAAAATTGGATTCCAATAAAATACGCAACAAGTCATCACTTGTAGCTTCACCTGTTTGAATTTCCTTCAGCCTTTCGTTGATATTGCCCATAACTAATGAGTTTACTTCCTTGAAAATCTTCTgcattcttttgtttctttctgtTGGCACAAAACTGAATGCAAAATAGCAATAACCAAATAAGCTAAATGATACAATTACAAACTAGAAATTGAAAGACAGTACCGTACCTCCACCCTGGAAGGCAAATGGATTGCATAACTTGCTCAATATACAAAGCCTGTTCTCTTTGGAGTTCAAAGATCCTTCGCCCTTTTTCATGGTTGCTACCAAAAGCTGTTCTTGAAATTACATCA
The DNA window shown above is from Coffea arabica cultivar ET-39 chromosome 5e, Coffea Arabica ET-39 HiFi, whole genome shotgun sequence and carries:
- the LOC113688012 gene encoding cytochrome P450 CYP72A219-like isoform X4 gives rise to the protein METTYVSMFTVYSSCLLLLLVVAVSWKALNWVWFRPKKLEKRLKEQGFRGNPYKLLHGDFKEMSTLYTEAQSKNLNLSDDIVPRVIPQYLGAVKKYGKKSFFWAPNPTYLWFGPRPVVVIMDPNLIKAVTQKVDVFRKLRVNPHGRYEGEKWAKQRKLLNPAFHVEKLKLMLPAFYKSASEMVTKWENVVSPKGLAEVDVWPNLQALSSDAISRTAFGSNYEEGRRIFELQREQTEHLMQAARSVYINIPGFRFLPTKRNRRMKQIAREVNGSVREMINTRRKAMRAGEAGSDDLLGLMLQSNSQEIEKHGNKDSGMTTEEIVGECKVFYFAGQETTSALLVWTMVLLCRYPEWQARAREEVLQQFGTKDPDFDGLNHLKIVTMILHEVLRLCPPLATMSRRTIEETKLGNLTLPAGVQLTLPIVLMHHDPDKWGEDVKEFKPERFAEGVSHATKGQVAYFPFGWGPRICIGQNFAMLEAKLAMSMILQRFSFELSPSYTHAPGTATALVQPQSGAHLILQKI
- the LOC113688012 gene encoding cytochrome P450 CYP72A219-like isoform X2, with the translated sequence METSKRCRPCTQKPNPRILISPTTSYQELFLNILEPLRNMFWAPNPTYLWFGPRPVVVIMDPNLIKAVTQKVDVFRKLRVNPHGRYEGEKWAKQRKLLNPAFHVEKLKLMLPAFYKSASEMVTKWENVVSPKGLAEVDVWPNLQALSSDAISRTAFGSNYEEGRRIFELQREQTEHLMQAARSVYINIPGFRFLPTKRNRRMKQIAREVNGSVREMINTRRKAMRAGEAGSDDLLGLMLQSNSQEIEKHGNKDSGMTTEEIVGECKVFYFAGQETTSALLVWTMVLLCRYPEWQARAREEVLQQFGTKDPDFDGLNHLKIVTMILHEVLRLCPPLATMSRRTIEETKLGNLTLPAGVQLTLPIVLMHHDPDKWGEDVKEFKPERFAEGVSHATKGQVAYFPFGWGPRICIGQNFAMLEAKLAMSMILQRFSFELSPSYTHAPGTATALVQPQSGAHLILQKI